A segment of the Lelliottia amnigena genome:
ATGTGTCGGGAAACGCAGGGGGATTGAAAGATTGTGTAAATATCAGACCCCGATAACACGCGTTACCGGGGCCTTAAACGCACTACGCTACTGCATTTTCTTCCAGTTGACGCATAAAGTTGCGCACCCATTCCATGCGCGTTTTACGGTCGGCCAGTTCCTGAGTGAACTTCAGACGCGTCGGGCCATCCAGGCGGAAATGCTGCGGCTGCTTCTGCAACAAGCCGATCAGCCACATCGGATCGACATGGTTTTTCTCAGCAAATTCAACCGTACCGCCTTTCTCATTCCCTTCAAGCTTGCGAATGCCCAGCTTCTGCGCCTGCTGACGGAGTCGGGCAATATCGAGCAGGTTGCGCGCGGGATCCGGCAGCAAACCAAAGCGGTCAATAAGCTCGACTTTAATTTCCTCAAGTTCAGACTCTTTTTTGGCGCTGGCGATGCGCTTATAGAACGACAGGCGCGTGTTCACGTCAGGGATAAAATCATCCGGCAGCAGGGAAGGCATGCGCAGTTCGACTTCCGTTTGCTGGCTGGTGAGATCCTCCAGCGACGGCTCGCGCCCGGCTTTCAACGCATCAACCGCGTTTTCGAGCAGTTCCATATACAGAGAGAAGCCGATAGTTTCCATTGATCCGCTCTGATCTTCACCCAGCAATTCGCCCGCGCCACGGATCTCCAGATCGTGTGTCGCCAGCGCGAAACCTGCCCCCAAATCTTCCAACGAGGCAATGGCTTCCAGACGTTTTTGCGCGTCGGTGGTCATCGCTTTTGGATGCGGTGTCATCAGCCATGCGTAAGCCTGGTGATGCGAGCGCCCAACGCGGCCTCGCAACTGGTGAAGCTGCGCCAGACCGAAGTGATCCGCACGTTCAATGATGATCGTGTTCGCCGTTGGAATATCGATGCCGGTTTCAATAATCGTCGTACACACCAGCACGTTAAAACGCTGGTGGTGGAAATCGTTCATCACCCGTTCCAGCTCGCGCTCGCGCATCTGCCCGTGACCGATGGCAATGCGTGCCTCCGGCACCAGTTCAGCCAGTTTATCGGCGGTTTTCTGGATGTTTTCGACATCGTTAAAGAGATAATAAACCTGCCCGCCACGTAACACTTCACGCAGGATTGCCTCACGAACCACCAGGCTATCGTATTCGCGGACAAACGTTTTTTACCGCCAGACGACGCGCCGGTGGCGTGGCAATAATCGACAGATCGCGCATGCCGCTCATCGCCATATTCAGCGTACGCGGAATTGGCGTGGCGGTGAGGGTCAGAATATCGACGTCTGCACGCATCGCCTTAATGCGCTCTTTATGGCGCACACCAAAGCGGTGCTCTTCATCGACAATCAGCAGGCCTAAATCTTTCCCACTTCACGTCGCTTTGCAGCAGTTTGTGCGTGCCGATCAAAATATCGATTTTGCCTTCGCGTGCCTGTTCCAGAATCTGCGTCTGCTCTTTGGCACTGCGAAAACGCGACAGCATCTCGATCCGCACCGGCCAGTTGGCGAAGCGATCGCGGAAGTTGTCGTAGTGCTGCTGGGCGAGCAGAGTGGTCGGCACCAGCACCGCAACCTGTTTGTTATTTTCGACCGCCAGGAAGGTGGCGCGCATCGCGACTTCCGTTTTACCGAAGCCCACGTCGCCGCATACCAGACGATCCATTGCCAGCGGCTGGCACATGTCGCTCAGCACGGCGTTAATCGCCTGGGCCTGATCGGGCGTGGTTTCAAACGGGAAACTGTCGCAGAACAATTGATACTGTTCTTTATCGTGCTTAAACGCATAGCCTGATTTCGCGGCTCGCTGGGCGTAAATATCCAGCAATTCTGCCGCCACATCACGGACTTTTTCAGCGGCTTTCTGACGTGCGCGTGCCCAGACATCACCGCCCAGCCTGTGCAGCGGGGCGCTCTCTTCCGCACCGCCTGCATAGCGGCTAATCAAATGCAGCGAGGACACCGGAACGTAGAGTTTGGCGTCGCCGGAATAGGTCAGCATCAGGTATTCGCCCTTAATACCGCCCGTTTCCAGCGTGGTCATTCCCGCGTAACGTCCCACACCGTGCTCAAGATGCACAATGGGCTGACCCACGTGCAGCTCCGCCAGGTTGCGAATCAGCGTATCCGGGTTAATGGTTCGACGGCTGTCCTGACGACGGCGCGCCACACGCTCGCCGAGCAGATCGCTTTCACAAATCAGCGCGCGATTATTCAGCGTGTCGATGAAGCCATGCTCAGCCGCACCGATCATCAGGTAGCGCCCGGCATCGGTCGCTTCGTCGAGGCGTAAAATGCGTTTTGGCGACACTTTAATACGCGCGAGTAGTTCTCCGAGCGCTTCGCGGCGGCCTTCACTTTCGACCGAGAAAATCACCGGGCCGGTGAAGGATTCCAGGAACTTGCGCAGATTATCCAGCGGCGATTTTTGCTGCGCCTGAACGGAAAGATCGGGCAGTTTCTCGAACCCGAGATTGGTATTGGCGGCTTTCTCGGGCAGATTTTCCGTTTTGAGCTGCACGCGCGGCCATTTTTTGAGTTCCGAAAACAGCGCATCGGTCCGCAGCCAAAGTTGTTCCGGTGGCAACAGCGGACGCATCGGGTCAACGCCACGGTTTTCGAATCGCGCGCGGGTTTCGTTTTCAAAACGGGTCGCGCTGGATTCCAAATCCCCGGTGTTCACAATCAGCGTATTCGCCGGGAAATAGCTGAACAGCGCGGGAAGGGGTTCACTAAAGAACAGCGGTTGCCAGTATTCAATCCCCGCCGGAAGCGTGCCTTTGCTTACCTGCTGGTAAATATGTTCGGCGTCGCGCTTCACATCAAACTTGTCGCGCCACTGGCTGCGGAACAGCTCGATGGCCGTTTTATCCGTTGGGAATTCATGCGCGGGCAGTAAATTGATGGCGTCAACTTCCTCCAGCGTGCGCTGGGTGTCGGCGTCAAATACGCGCAAACTGTCGATTTCATCGTCGAAGAAATCCAGGCGATACGGCTGGTCGCTGCCCATCGGATACAGATCCAACAGCGCACCGCGCGTGGCGTATTCGCCGTGCTCCATCACCTGATCGACGTGGCGATAACCGGCGCTATCCAGCTGCGTACGCAGGGCGTCGCGCGATAGCCGTTCACCTTTTTTCATCACCAGCGCGTGACCGTGCAGGTAACTGTGCGGACACACGCGCTGCATCAACGTATTCACTGGGACAATCAATACGCCGCGCTGCATGGTCGGCAGCTGATACAGCGTCGACAGGCGCGAGGAGATGATCTCCTGGTGCGGGGAGAAGCTGTCGTACGGCAGCGTTTCCCAGTCGGCCAGGTTAAAGACCAGACTGTCGGTAAACTGGCGAATTTCGTCGTGCAGACGCAATGCGTTTTGCATATCCGGGGCCACCAGGACCACCGGACCCGCATGGCGCTCAGCGATCTCCGCCACGAGCGTGGCGCAGGCTGCACCCGTCAGTTCACCTAGCTGACGTTGGTCGCCCGCTTTGCCGGGCAAGGAATAACGATATTGTTCAGGCATGGCTCTTTCAGGATCTCTTATGGATATACCAACAGTATTGGGGCATATCACTGATACGCAATGTCTTTATTATCCTCGATCGTTTTGCATAAGCAAACTGGAACCGCACAGAGGGAAAACGTGCCCCCGGTGAAGGGGGCAGAAGCGCGCTAGCGCGCGGGTTGAGCGGGGGCAAGACGTGCCGGAGGCGCGAAGAATACATCACCAAACAGGGCGCTGGAGGCTTTGCGCGCACCTAACCCGATGAGCGTACACACCAGCAGGCTGATAAACGGATATACCAGAATCAGCGACAGCTCAGCCCACACCGGCCAGTACGCGGCGTTGAGTTCGGTAATCAGCACCAGGCTGAATATCTCTATCAGGATCCGATGCGTGGCGTAGATAGCAATCGTGTTTGAACCGACAACATTCAGCAGATTATTGGGATGCACGGCGTAACGCTGCTCCAAGGCTGTAAAAAAAGCTTCATGATCAGCAGAATCGACAGCAGGGAAAGCAGCAGTGGCACGTTAGCAAACCACAGCACCACCGAAACCGCGCCAAAGGCCATGACGGGCAGCCAGTAACGACGCATCGTCATCTCTTTCATCCACGCCATCAGCTGCGCGCCATACCATGCGCCCAGGCTGTAGTAGACAATATTGCGCACCACGCTGTTCATTCCCCACCACGGCAGCGGCAGGAAGTTAATCGCCACGCTTGCCAGCGCCAGCAGGGCGAGCATCGGCAGCTTCCAGCGACTCAGCAATTTACACAGCGTGAAGTAGACGACCAGCGCATACAGATACCACAGGCTGGTGCTGGCGGTGAGCATACCGCGAACAAAGCCGGAGAACGAGTCCGCGTAGGCAGCGTTGGAAGAGGTTGAGAGCTCGCGCTCCGGCGCCAGCCAGTCGTTGATATGGCTCATTGCCTGCCACTGTAATACGCCCCACAGTGCCAGCACCCAGACGATGCTCCAAATCCTTTTATCCAGGCACGTGCGCCAGCCAACGTCATCGATATAGCGGCGAATTAAGTAACCCGAAATAAAGAAAAACACCGGCATACGAAACGGCGCGAGATAGAGATTGAAGTAGACCCAGCATTTGGCGAGCAGACCGGAGAGCGGATGTTGCAGCCCGTTGAGGTGAGGATAAAAGGTGATGACCGAGTGGTAAATCACGACCAGACAGATGCACAATCCTTTTATCTGATTAATCCATAATGCTTTTTGTTTCATCGGTAACGGATACCTGTTTTGCCATAAACGAAACGTTGATCCTGGGCGAACGGGCAGGGGATGTAATCAGTAAGAGTCTGTATCCGGATGATTTTCGGAAAAGGTGGAGGGTGAAGGTGGTGGAATGATGTGCATATCTGCGAGTAGCGTTCTGATTTTTCTTGTTTTTTCGGAAAATTCATTACCAAAGCTTACGGTATCAGTCATTTACGCTTAACGGATTCGCTTATATACTCGTGGGTCTGCCAACAGCCACCAGACGGATTTCATGTATCAACCTGTCGCACTCTTCATAGGCTTACGTTACATGCGTGGGCGCGCCGCGGACCGCTTCGGTCGCTTTGTCTCCTGGCTTTCCACTATCGGGATTACGCTTGGCGTAATGGCGCTGGTGACGGTACTTTCCGTGATGAATGGCTTCGAACGCGAGCTGCAAAACAACATTCTGGGGCTGATGCCGCAGGCGGTTCTCTCTTCTACTAACGGATCGATCAATCCACAACAGCTACCCGAAAGCGCGGTGAAGCTGCAAGGCGTCAATCGTATTGCGCCGCTGACAACCGGCGATGTGGTGCTGCAAAGCGCGCGTAGCGTCTCCGTTGGCGTGATGCTGGGCATCGACCCGGCGCAAAAAGATCCGCTCACGCCGTATCTGGTGAACGTCAAACAGACCGATCTGGCACCGGGTAAATACAACGTGATCCTGGGCGAACAGCTTGCCGGACAGCTTGGCGTCAACCGTGGCGATCAGCTGCGCGTGATGGTGCCGTCTGCCAGTCAGTTTACGCCGATGGGCCGCTTGCCAAGCCAACGCTTGTTCAACGTGATCGGCACGTTTGCCGCCAACAGCGAAGTCGATGGCTATCAGATGCTGGTCAACATTCAGGATGCGTCGCGCCTGATGCGCTATCCGCTGGGTAACATCACCGGCTGGCGTCTGTGGCTCAACGAACCGTTGAAAGTGGACGTGCTGAGCGAGCAAAAATTACCTGAAGGCACCAAATGGCAAGACTGGCGCGAGCGCAAAGGCGAACTGTTCCAGGCCGTGCGCATGGAAAAAAACATGATGGGGCTGCTATTGAGCCTGATCGTCGCCGTCGCCGCATTTAACATCATCACTTCGCTTGGGCTGATGGTGATGGAAAAACAGGGCGAGGTCGCGATTCTGCAAACCCAGGGGCTAACGCCGCGCCAGATTATGGCGGTATTTATGGTCCAGGGGGCGAGTGCCGGGATTATCGGGGCGCTGCTCGGGGCGGTACTGGGGACGCTGCTTGCCAGCCAGTTAAATAATTTGATGCCGATTATCGGTATTCTGCTCGACGGTGCGGCGCTCCCGGTCGCGATCGAACCGCTGCAGGTTGTCGGTATCGCGCTGGTCGCCATGGCGATCGCGCTGCTTTCTACGCTTTATCCTTCATGGCGCGCTGCCGCCACTCAACCCGCTGAGGCTTTACGTTATGAATAAGATCCTGTTGCAATGCGACAACCTGTCCAAACGCTATCAGGAAGGCAACGTGCAGACGGACGTGCTGCATGAAGTCAGCTTCAGCGTGGGCGAAGGTGAAATGATGGCGATTGTCGGCAGCTCAGGCTCCGGCAAAAGTACGCTTCTGCATCTGCTTGGCGGGCTGGATACGCCAACGTCTGGCGATGTGATTTTCTCCGGCACGCCTCTCAGTTCGATGTCTTCGACGGCGAAAGCCGATCTGCGTAACCGCGAGTTAGGCTTTATCTATCAGTTCCACCATTTGCTCCCGGACTTCACCGCGCTGGAAAACGTCGCGATGCCTTTGCTGATTGGCAAAAAGAAACCGGCTGAAATTAACGCGCGCGCCAGCGACATGCTAAAAGCCGTGGGGCTTGGGCATCGCGGAAATCACCGTCCATCTGAGCTGTCCGGCGGTGAGCGTCAGCGC
Coding sequences within it:
- the ycfT_2 gene encoding acyltransferase, whose translation is MKQKALWINQIKGLCICLVVIYHSVITFYPHLNGLQHPLSGLLAKCWVYFNLYLAPFRMPVFFFISGYLIRRYIDDVGWRTCLDKRIWSIVWVLALWGVLQWQAMSHINDWLAPERELSTSSNAAYADSFSGFVRGMLTASTSLWYLYALVVYFTLCKLLSRWKLPMLALLALASVAINFLPLPWWGMNSVVRNIVYYSLGAWYGAQLMAWMKEMTMRRYWLPVMAFGAVSVVLWFANVPLLLSLLSILLIMKLFLQPWSSVTPCIPIIC
- the lolC gene encoding Lipoprotein releasing system transmembrane protein LolC, with the translated sequence MRGRAADRFGRFVSWLSTIGITLGVMALVTVLSVMNGFERELQNNILGLMPQAVLSSTNGSINPQQLPESAVKLQGVNRIAPLTTGDVVLQSARSVSVGVMLGIDPAQKDPLTPYLVNVKQTDLAPGKYNVILGEQLAGQLGVNRGDQLRVMVPSASQFTPMGRLPSQRLFNVIGTFAANSEVDGYQMLVNIQDASRLMRYPLGNITGWRLWLNEPLKVDVLSEQKLPEGTKWQDWRERKGELFQAVRMEKNMMGLLLSLIVAVAAFNIITSLGLMVMEKQGEVAILQTQGLTPRQIMAVFMVQGASAGIIGALLGAVLGTLLASQLNNLMPIIGILLDGAALPVAIEPLQVVGIALVAMAIALLSTLYPSWRAAATQPAEALRYE
- the mfd_2 gene encoding transcription-repair coupling factor, whose translation is MRHKERIKAMRADVDILTLTATPIPRTLNMAMSGMRDLSIIATPPARRLAVKNVCPRIR
- the mfd_3 gene encoding transcription-repair coupling factor: MPEQYRYSLPGKAGDQRQLGELTGAACATLVAEIAERHAGPVVLVAPDMQNALRLHDEIRQFTDSLVFNLADWETLPYDSFSPHQEIISSRLSTLYQLPTMQRGVLIVPVNTLMQRVCPHSYLHGHALVMKKGERLSRDALRTQLDSAGYRHVDQVMEHGEYATRGALLDLYPMGSDQPYRLDFFDDEIDSLRVFDADTQRTLEEVDAINLLPAHEFPTDKTAIELFRSQWRDKFDVKRDAEHIYQQVSKGTLPAGIEYWQPLFFSEPLPALFSYFPANTLIVNTGDLESSATRFENETRARFENRGVDPMRPLLPPEQLWLRTDALFSELKKWPRVQLKTENLPEKAANTNLGFEKLPDLSVQAQQKSPLDNLRKFLESFTGPVIFSVESEGRREALGELLARIKVSPKRILRLDEATDAGRYLMIGAAEHGFIDTLNNRALICESDLLGERVARRRQDSRRTINPDTLIRNLAELHVGQPIVHLEHGVGRYAGMTTLETGGIKGEYLMLTYSGDAKLYVPVSSLHLISRYAGGAEESAPLHRLGGDVWARARQKAAEKVRDVAAELLDIYAQRAAKSGYAFKHDKEQYQLFCDSFPFETTPDQAQAINAVLSDMCQPLAMDRLVCGDVGFGKTEVAMRATFLAVENNKQVAVLVPTTLLAQQHYDNFRDRFANWPVRIEMLSRFRSAKEQTQILEQAREGKIDILIGTHKLLQSDVKWERFRPADCR
- the lolD_3 gene encoding lipoprotein-releasing system ATP-binding protein LolD — protein: MNKILLQCDNLSKRYQEGNVQTDVLHEVSFSVGEGEMMAIVGSSGSGKSTLLHLLGGLDTPTSGDVIFSGTPLSSMSSTAKADLRNRELGFIYQFHHLLPDFTALENVAMPLLIGKKKPAEINARASDMLKAVGLGHRGNHRPSELSGGERQRVAIARALVNNPRLVLADEPTGNLDARNADSIFQLLGELNASQGTAFLVVTHDLQLAGRMSRQLEMRDGRLTAELTLMGAE
- the ycfT_1 gene encoding acyltransferase gives rise to the protein MHPNNLLNVVGSNTIAIYATHRILIEIFSLVLITELNAAYWPVWAELSLILVYPFISLLVCTLIGLGARKASSALFGDVFFAPPARLAPAQPAR
- the mfd_1 gene encoding transcription-repair coupling factor; this translates as MVREAILREVLRGGQVYYLFNDVENIQKTADKLAELVPEARIAIGHGQMRERELERVMNDFHHQRFNVLVCTTIIETGIDIPTANTIIIERADHFGLAQLHQLRGRVGRSHHQAYAWLMTPHPKAMTTDAQKRLEAIASLEDLGAGFALATHDLEIRGAGELLGEDQSGSMETIGFSLYMELLENAVDALKAGREPSLEDLTSQQTEVELRMPSLLPDDFIPDVNTRLSFYKRIASAKKESELEEIKVELIDRFGLLPDPARNLLDIARLRQQAQKLGIRKLEGNEKGGTVEFAEKNHVDPMWLIGLLQKQPQHFRLDGPTRLKFTQELADRKTRMEWVRNFMRQLEENAVA